In Zea mays cultivar B73 chromosome 7, Zm-B73-REFERENCE-NAM-5.0, whole genome shotgun sequence, the following proteins share a genomic window:
- the LOC103632064 gene encoding uncharacterized protein yields MESLKSLVFSSSSDDSDDEIDTFLLAQHVEHLVVGDTSTRRRRSSLPRRVIHRNHAAGENLIKHHYFGPNPVYPSHVFRRRFRMHRPLFLRILRAVQREDEYFTIRCDATGLAGLGPLQKVCAALRILAYGLPTDAVDEYIQIGQTTARDCLIRFCRAIISCFSERYLRIPNHDDIARILRVNADRGFPGMLGSIDCMHWEWRNCPTAWRGQFCGRNSRPTMILEAVAGYDLWIWHAFFGMPGTNNDLNVLHRSPVFDPLRNGTMPPVHFTINGTTYNFGYYLADGIYPNWPTFVKAIRHAFEEKKVHFTTKQESCRKDIERAFGVLQARWAVLRGPAYGWDRNHLADMMTACIIMHNMIVEDEGDGAANVDFIGPSGPPEPCNNTPEVRNEWLHNHIRSELPNDPDQDITCQATYLSLQHNLIEHLWARRGSMG; encoded by the exons ATGGAGTCACTGAAAAGCCTTGTGTTCTCCTCGTCATCCGACGATTCCGACGATGAGATCGATACCTTCTTGCTAGCCCAACATGTTGAGCACCTTGTAGTAGGAGACACGAGCACGCGGCGTAGGCGCTCCTCATTGCCTCGCCGAGTTATCCATAGGAACCACGCTGCTGGAGAAAATCTCATCAAACATCACTACTTCGGACCTAATCCTGTGTATCCATCACATGTCTTTCGCCGAAG GTTTCGGATGCATCGTCCTTTGTTCCTACGTATCCTTCGTGCCGTTCAGCGAGAAGACGAATACTTCACTATTCGTTGTGATGCAACCGGTTTAGCAGGGCTTGGTCCATTGCAAAAGGTTTGTGCTGCATTGCGTATCCTTGCGTATGGGTTACCAACCGATGCGGTAGATGAGTACATACAGATTGGACAGACTACCGCTAGGGACTGCCTTATCCGTTTTTGTCGCGCAATCATCTCTTGCTTTAGCGAACGATACCTTCGTATCCCTAACCACGACGACATTGCTCGCATACTACGTGTAAACGCCGACAGGGGGTTTCCGGGTATGCTAGGCTCTATCGATTGTATGCATTGGGAATGGCGCAACTGTCCTACTGCATGGCGCGGACAGTTTTGTGGGCGCAATTCGAGACCAACAATGATACTAGAGGCAGTCGCTGGGTACGATTTGTGGATTTGGCATGCCTTCTTTGGAATGCCTGGTACCAACAATGATCTGAACGTGCTTCATCGGTCACCTGTGTTTGATCCGTTACGTAATGGGACGATGCCACCAGTGCACTTCACTATTAATGGGACCACTTACAATTTCGGATACTACTTAGCAGATGGCATATATCCAAATTGGCCTACCTTTGTAAAAGCTATTCGCCACGCATTTGAGGAAAAAAAGGTTCACTTTACAACCAAGCAAGAGAGTTGTCGAAAAGACATTGAGCGAGCATTTGGAGTTTTGCAGGCAAGGTGGGCTGTTCTACGTGGACCCGCTTATGGTTGGGATCGTAATCACCTTGCAGACATGATGACTGCTTGCATTattatgcacaacatgattgtcgAGGACGAAGGAGATGGTGCAGCAAATGTGGACTTCATTGGCCCCTCTGGGCCACCAGAGCCGTGTAACAATACTCCTGAGGTCCGCAACGAGTGGCTTCACAATCATATCCGCTCAGAGTTACCAAACGATCCCGACCAGGACATCACATGTCAGGCAACTTACTTGTCTTTACAGCACAACCTCATAGAACACCTGTGGGCTCGTCGAGGCTCCATGGGTTGA
- the LOC103632065 gene encoding uncharacterized protein — translation MDGNATAETVPPSASLAHKRARSEDSDEGGRGDPRANQPPPDKVRVDPPSPPNRLSAFGRRQELGFVHANPPSSFPDRRPGRSVRRRRRRSSLSAGTSAAGSRSKGGHPFSDRSTLSRSASFELHGPRMAENNSNTPFRPPAACPNSGNQMFPPPLWDPQMWQAQGFDPTQPNMFTNPTSHMTNPNWSQGQNDPSPYTFRTPWNPYFGMTNQGGPTTQTSFGQPTFVPPIPCPQVSTHVPIQTDPINLESEAEHSVQEVNSPTKPSDTPGTYRRTKEQNFKPDEDLLLCKTWLEISSDPVISTGQRKEGLWARIEKRYNELRGEFPLRLNRALSSRWDKIRAETGKFAGFYARVLRENQSGLTDNDKTSKAATLYATSQKKPFHFMHCWTRLKNEPKWDAMVHGSPWRGTAGTEPGRSLTPTGSVNEVEYDEGGSRGKRPLGRDSAKASRKKSMSTSSQSTDYLSKIHDMQVARFKQSAEKSDLKQQNIEFMKEVELKKLEVQSKEILVQEKKLMM, via the exons ATGGATGGGAACGCTACGGCGGAGACCGTCCCCCCTTCGGCTTCCTTGGCACACAAGCGCGCGCGCTCGGAAGACTCCGACGAAGGAGGTCGAGGCGATCCGCGGGCGAATCAACCGCCGCCGGACAAGGTACGCGTCGATCCGCCGTCGCCCCCGAATCGTTTGTCTGCGTTCGGCCGGCGACAAGAACTCGGGTTCGTCCACGCGAATCCGCCTTCATCCTTCCCGGACCGGCGACCCGGCCGATCCGTGCGAAGACGGCGGCGCCGCTCGTCTCTTTCCGCCGGGACGTCAGCTGCGGGGTCGAGGTCGAAGGGAGGTCATCCATTCTCCGATAGATCTACGCTCAGCCGATCTGCGTCGTTCGAGCTTCACGGTCCAAG AATGGCTGAGAACAACTCAAACACACCTTTTCGACCACCTGCTGCCTGCCCCAATTCAGGTAACCAAATGTTCCCCCCACCCTTGTGGGATCCTCAAATGTGGCAGGCCCAAGGTTTTGACCCAACACAGCCTAATATGTTTACTAATCCTACATCCCATATGACCAATCCTAACTGGTCCCAGGGACAGAATGACCCATCTCCATATACCTTTCGTACTCCATGGAACCCATATTTTGGTATGACCAATCAAGGGGGTCCTACAACACAAACATCCTTCGGTCAACCAACGTTTGTACCACCCATTCCATGTCCACAGGTTTCGACCCATGTTCCAATCCAGACTGACCCTATAAATTTGGAATCCGAAGCAGAACACAGTGTCCAGGAAGTGAACAGCCCTACCAAACCTTCTGATACACCTGGGACTTATAGGAGGACAAAGGAACAGAACTTCAAACCTGATGAAGACCTGTTGCTTTGCAAAACTTGGCTAGAGATTAGTAGTGACCCAGTTATTAGCACAGGGCAGAGGAAGGAGGGTTTGTGGGCTAGAATTGAGAAAAGGTACAATGAACTTAGAGGTGAGTTTCCTTTAAGGTTGAATAGGGCTCTGAGCAGCAGGTGGGACAAAATAAGAGCAGAAACAGGAAAATTTGCTGGATTCTATGCTAGAGTCTTAAGGGAAAACCAGAGTGGCCTCACAGATAACGACAAG ACATCGAAAGCTGCAACTCTTTATGCAACGTCACAGAAAAAGCCATTTCATTTCATGCATTGCTGGACGCGACTTAAAAACGAACCGAAATGGGATGCCATGGTTCATGGAAGCCCCTGGAGAGGCACTGCGGGGACGGAGCCTGGCCGTAGTCTTACACCGACAGGCTCTGTTAATGAAGTTGAATATGATGAAGGTGGTTCAAGAGGGAAGAGACCATTAGGACGTGACTCCGCGAAAGCTTCAAGGAAGAAGTCAATGTCCACTTCATCTCAGTCTACTGACTATCTTTCAAAAATCCATGACATGCAAGTAGCAAGGTTCAAGCAAAGTGCAGAAAAATCAGACCTAAAGCAGCAGAACATTGAGTTCATGAAGGAAGTTGAACTGAAGAAGTTGGAGGttcaatccaaggaaatactagtACAGGAAAAAAAATTGATGATGTAA